One Natronomonas moolapensis 8.8.11 genomic region harbors:
- a CDS encoding transcription initiation factor IIB has product MYDTNVTANKDSVEQRGEQAAARSGRTDGAYERGFDEDVEQNDANTCPECGGRVTANVDETVCDDCGLVIDENKIDRGPQWTVDDEGNAAGRHVGRPNTVERHDRGIGTDIGYSPNGSESSVDSKKRSRLHRLRREHRRAKFDSKAERNRMKGFLEIRRMAGALGVPKSTRAQACQLFRTAQDEGLLCGRSIEAIAAGVLYAVCRINEHPRTIAELASVAVVSATRIENGYTVCNRELGLPVPPLAPEAYLPKVASEVDASRRTQRRARERLEAAETVATGGVHPGGVAAGALYLAGRETGERVTQGELAEAADVSRATVRARFQELE; this is encoded by the coding sequence AATAAGGATTCGGTCGAACAGCGCGGTGAACAGGCGGCGGCGCGGAGCGGGCGGACGGACGGTGCGTACGAGCGTGGCTTCGACGAGGACGTCGAACAGAACGACGCCAACACGTGCCCCGAATGTGGCGGTCGGGTGACAGCGAACGTCGACGAGACGGTGTGTGACGACTGTGGTCTCGTGATCGACGAAAACAAGATCGACCGCGGGCCCCAGTGGACGGTCGACGACGAGGGGAACGCGGCGGGGCGACACGTCGGGCGGCCGAACACGGTGGAACGACACGATCGCGGGATCGGGACGGACATCGGGTACTCGCCAAACGGGTCCGAGTCGAGCGTCGATTCGAAGAAGCGCTCACGATTGCACCGACTGCGTCGCGAGCACCGACGCGCGAAGTTCGACTCGAAGGCCGAACGCAACCGGATGAAAGGCTTCCTCGAAATCCGGCGGATGGCGGGGGCGCTGGGCGTGCCGAAGAGCACCCGAGCGCAGGCGTGTCAGCTGTTCCGGACGGCCCAAGACGAGGGGCTGTTGTGCGGGCGATCGATCGAGGCGATCGCGGCCGGAGTGCTGTATGCAGTCTGTCGGATCAACGAACACCCGCGGACGATAGCGGAACTCGCCTCGGTGGCGGTGGTGTCGGCAACGCGGATCGAGAACGGCTACACGGTGTGCAATCGGGAGCTGGGGCTGCCGGTGCCACCGCTGGCCCCGGAGGCGTACCTGCCGAAGGTGGCCTCCGAGGTCGACGCCAGCCGAAGGACGCAGCGTCGCGCCCGAGAGCGGCTCGAGGCGGCCGAGACGGTGGCGACCGGGGGCGTCCACCCCGGTGGGGTCGCGGCCGGGGCGCTGTACCTGGCCGGTCGGGAGACAGGCGAGCGAGTGACCCAGGGCGAACTCGCGGAGGCGGCGGACGTCTCGCGAGCGACCGTCCGGGCGCGATTCCAGGAGCTCGAGTAG